The Kiritimatiellia bacterium DNA segment GTGCGGTCGGTGGTGATCGAGGACAACGAGTTTCGGAACTGCGATGTCGCGGCGATCCATCTGAGCGACGGCGCCGGGTGGGGCTACGCCCATCCGGTCGGCGTGCTCGACGATGTTGCGATCTACCGCAACCATGCGACGCACATCGGTTTCCGACCCACCCGCTACGAACGAGGCACCGCGATCGGATTGGACCACGCCCGCCGCGCACACATCGCCGGCAACGTGGTGGAACGCACCGGCGCGCAGGCGATCAACGTGGTGGGTGGAAAGAGCGCGACGCGCGGGGAGGTGCCGCTGGTGCGCGTGCTGATCCAGCAGAACAAGGCGTGGAAGACCATGCAGAACGGGAACGACTTCGGCGGCATCGAGAGCTGGCAGCACGGGCCGGTGTACATCTTCAACAACCTCAGCCACGACGCGCGCGGTCAGCGCGAGGGCGAGCGAATGTTTCACGGGCGCAGCGCCGGGTTCGGGCATGCGTACTATTTGGACGGCGGCTTCCAGCACTACGTTTTCAACAACATCGCCTGGGGACGTTCGAACGATCCTACCTCGCCGCTGGTGAACTGTGCCGCGTTTCAGGAGATCATTGGCTTTCAAAACCTGTTCTTGAACAACACCGCCTGGAACTACACCGTCGGTTCCCGTCGCCAGGCGCCCGAGGCGGGCCGCAACCGCTACATCGGCAACGTGTGGCAAGCGATCAGTGAACGGGTGTTTCGGCACGCGGAGCCGGCGAAGACGCGCGCGCAGGGGAACGAGGCGCACGCGGCCGCCGCGGAGGGCGGACGGATCGAGCACGAGCTCAACATTTATGCGGCGAACGTGTTTCACGATGTGGCGGAGCTCGGCGTGGTCGAACTCTCCGGCCGGTGGCTCAGGACGCTGGAGGAGTTCCGCAGCGCGTTGGTCGCGGCGCGCGCGCGCGTGGCGGACGTCGGGCGCATGGACCCGGTGCCGACGCTGCGCGATCCGGCGCGCGGCGACTTCCGGCTGAATCCCGCGTCGGCCGCGGTGGACGGCGGCGCGCTCGCGTTTGTGCCCTGGTCGCTTTGGGGCGTCGTCGGCGAGTGGCACTTCCTGCCGGCAGGCGATGATCCATCGCTGATCCCGGACGAGCACTGGTACGCGAAGGATTTCCTCACCGAGCGAACGGAGTACCGGCACCGCCCCACCTACCCGCTGCGGGTGGTGCATGGGGCGGTGACGGATTATGTGCCAGGCATCCTCGAGACATATGCGCCGGGGGCGTTGCGGTTGGATCCGAACCGCCGAATGTACGCGGTGGTGCCGCACGCGCAGCTCGCCCGGCCGTTCACCGCAAATCTCGCGACGCGTCCCGCGCACGGACAGGATCCCGCCCGCCGAGCGTTCACGTTCGAGGGCGATGAGCTGCGCACTGCGGACATTCACCGCGGCAACCTGCTGATCGAGGTCGTGCTGCAGGCCCGAGGCGATGGGCTGGTGGTGGGCAAGCAGCAGGGGCCGGGCTACCGACTGGAACTGCGCGGCGGCCGAGCGGTGTTCTCGATTGCGGGCGCGGAGGGGGGCCGGGGAGAGGTCGTTTCGAGTGGCGCCGTCGCGGACGGGCAGTGGCGGCATCTGGTGGCGGAAGCGGACCGCAGCGCCCGGCAGCTGCGGCTCTATCTGGACGGCCGGCCGGATGCGGCCGCGCCGGGTCCCGGACCGGAATCGCTCGCGAACGAGGGCGACCTGTGCGTGGGCGGAACGCCCGGCGGCGGCTGGCTGGACGCGACGGTCGACTTTCTGCGGATTGCGCGGGGCACACTCGCGGACGCGCACACGACGATCGAGGAACTCTACACTTGGCAGTTCGACGGGCCTGCGCGGCGCGACATGCTTGGCCGGCCGCCGCACGGTCGGGCGCGGGACGCCGGCGCCATCGAGTGCGTGGAGGCGTCCAGCTCAGGCGGTGAAGCGAAATGATGCGGACGCTCCGCCTGCGCCCGGGCGCGCGGATCATGGTCCGCCGAACGCTCGCCGTGGCGGCGGCGATCGGCCTTGTTGGCGCATCCCTCGGTGCCGTTCCGGAGTGGTTCGGCCGCCCGGGCGCGGTGTGGTATGACAACGACGATCACCGCGACGCCTATGCCGACGAGTACATTTTGGCGCTCGCACACCTCGGTGAACTCGCGCTGTTGGGGATCTCCACCAGCATCACCTGTGGCGAGCGCGACGCTGATGCGCTCCGCACAGGCCGGGTCTGGATCGCGCAACTGGCGCGAGAAAGCGGACTGCAAGGTGTGCCCGCGCCGATCGCTGGCGCCAGCGGGCCGTTCCGGACGCCGCCCTCGGGCCGCATCGAGGACACCGTCCCGCTGAACCTGGAGGCCGCCACCGCGCTGATCGAGCACGCGCGGTGCGCGACGGCGGAGCAGCCGCTCGTGTTTGTGGCCGGCGGCGCGCTGACGGTGGCCGCGGACGCGTTGATTCGTGCTCCCGAGATCGCGTCCCGGCTCATTGTGGCCGGCATGTTTGGTGTGCCGGAGCCGGATGCGAACGCGAGGTTGGATATCTGGGCGTGGACGATCGTCGTATCCCGATGTCGCGTGTTGGCAGTGCCGCGCAACGTGGCGGCCGCGGCGGAGGTGCCGAAGGAGCGCCTCCGCCGGGAGCTTCCGCGCGGGGTGCCGTTGTTTCGCTGGATCGCCGACAAGCATCATCCGGACGGCGCCGGGCCGGCCGAACGTGACGTGGACGGCGCCGCCGTCATTGCGCTGAAACGGCCGGATTATCTGCGCGCGGTGCGCCGCTGGCGTCCGGATGGCGTGCGGCCCGACGGGGCGGTGAAGCTCGTCCGCGACGACGCCGGCCCCGTGATCGAGCTGATCGAAGCCGACCGGGCCGTGGCCACCGCGGAGTTCTGGCGTGCGATGCTCACGCTGCGCG contains these protein-coding regions:
- a CDS encoding LamG domain-containing protein, with translation MRLELRAWRAAITAALLGAAEAGADAIAPMAWRTNFAEVTETGDLRWTPRPFLPQRGETVRFIDPESGDDALAGDAPDRAWRHHPWDASATGRAAAEREADTYVFKGGTIYRGQLTVRQMGRPGAPIRLTRDPSWGRGAAILAGSRPVTNWVRGANRGDIPEPQTVWRAELDFAPRTLWVVEADGRARRIPLARHPNWTSEPEDHKAQWFRWTNDRHPFKPRETFSANDSKNLKGCDPDFVLGALIYSEFGWVMGTPYPSRVRAFDPSDGSVRFERWTGGGNAEIIFRGMRYYLEDKPQYLDDPEGEFWVARRRGGSTLYLRPPGGADPRTLRIEAGALSDILVGEVVRHLEITGLEFRWTTPAWDLDVVAWDFRQRPYTIRPDAQPAAIRFWGEVEHLRIANCRFEDLVAGIRLRATREGTAVRSVVIEDNEFRNCDVAAIHLSDGAGWGYAHPVGVLDDVAIYRNHATHIGFRPTRYERGTAIGLDHARRAHIAGNVVERTGAQAINVVGGKSATRGEVPLVRVLIQQNKAWKTMQNGNDFGGIESWQHGPVYIFNNLSHDARGQREGERMFHGRSAGFGHAYYLDGGFQHYVFNNIAWGRSNDPTSPLVNCAAFQEIIGFQNLFLNNTAWNYTVGSRRQAPEAGRNRYIGNVWQAISERVFRHAEPAKTRAQGNEAHAAAAEGGRIEHELNIYAANVFHDVAELGVVELSGRWLRTLEEFRSALVAARARVADVGRMDPVPTLRDPARGDFRLNPASAAVDGGALAFVPWSLWGVVGEWHFLPAGDDPSLIPDEHWYAKDFLTERTEYRHRPTYPLRVVHGAVTDYVPGILETYAPGALRLDPNRRMYAVVPHAQLARPFTANLATRPAHGQDPARRAFTFEGDELRTADIHRGNLLIEVVLQARGDGLVVGKQQGPGYRLELRGGRAVFSIAGAEGGRGEVVSSGAVADGQWRHLVAEADRSARQLRLYLDGRPDAAAPGPGPESLANEGDLCVGGTPGGGWLDATVDFLRIARGTLADAHTTIEELYTWQFDGPARRDMLGRPPHGRARDAGAIECVEASSSGGEAK